GCAATGGACGACACTGTTATCTGAATTATCCGATGCTTGCAATAAAGGTGAACCTCAAACTGAATTAGTGCTTTTGGTTTTTCTACGTCTGGTAGAAGATGTTGCATTACTTCAGACAATTGAATCAAACCAGCGGCGTAAGGATATGTATCAGGCGTTAACCAACAACATGAACGACATATTCGAATTTTTCCAACGACTTATAGAATTGCATGTTACAAAATTCCGCGAAGCCACTGCCGTCGGCAACTTTCAAAAGGCTAATGCACATGGACGTGTGGTGGAAGTTGTATTACTCACACTAACTGGATTCGTAGAATGGGTTTCGATGAACCACATAACGTCaaataattgtaaattattacaaatacttTGCATTTTGTTGAACGATAAAGCATTCCAATGCAACGCTGCTGAGTGCCTCTCACAAATAACTAATCGCAAGGGTCAGGTGAAAGAACGAAAACCGTTGTTGATGTTGTTCGGCGAAGAACCAATGCGTTACATATTCACGGCCAGCCAAACGCTTCCAGATGCTGCCAGCGCTACCGCTTTGGAGCAAAATcacaactttttaaagaaactgCTAAATATGTTGAGCGGTTTGGCCCAACAAATTGTTATACTTTGGGGTAAGGAAGATGGCAACATACAGCGACCACCaaactttgaaatatttctcGAATGTTTGCTATTACTTGCGAGCCATCATTCGCTAACGGTGGCTCATGGTGCCACACTTATTTGGAATGTGTTGTTAAAACACGATGCCATTTCCAAAGATGTTACAGTGGTTCCTTACATTCCAAAATTGATAGCCGTTATTGGTCCGCGTATTATCAAAACGTTATATCCCAGCACACGAACTCTACCCACTACAGTTTCGACAGCGGCATACATTTGCTTAGAATATGACAGCGAAGAGGAGTTCGCTGTTTTCTATTACCGCTGCCGCACCGACTTTCTGGAGGTTTTTCGTCAAGCAACGCTGATTCAGCCTATCGTCACATTTACCTATTGTGAACAGTGGCTCAATGCACGTTTGTCCAAAGCACATACTGAACGCAACAACGTAAATTGTTCTGTACAAGATCCTGTCTACATGGAATGGGAGGCGCTGGTATGTGTAATCGATGGTGTTCTTAGTCGTATACTGCTGGTGTCTGAGCGCCCATCAGTACAATCGGGTTTGCGTTTGCTGGAGGAGTGTCTGAAAGTGGAAACCAGCGATCCATTAATACTCTCCATACTGCTCTCGTGTATTTCGGCGCTTTTCGTATTCCTTAGTATGTCGTCGTGTCAGATAACGCCAAATAATTGTGTAGCCATGAGTGGCGTATCTTTGTTGCCACGTGTGCTGGAGCGTATATTCCAGGCACTTGTCTTTCGTGATCCCACCGAACCGAATACAGACACAACAAGAGCGCAAGCCACAAAAAATTTACGACGTCATGCTGCCTCGTTGATGGTTAAGTTGGGTCACAAATACCCATTGCTACTGCTGCCCGTTTTCGATCAGATCGACTCTCATGTGCGGGCACTACTTGAAGATCCCCGACAAGCGCTTAATAAAATGGAACGTACTACGCTACAGGAGGCTCTTTTGTTAATATCCAATCATTTTTGCGATTACGAACGGCAGACTGTATTTGTGGCAAACATAATAAAGGACACACTACCACATTGGCCAACATTCGCAGAGGTTTTTAAATCGCCATACACATTTATACAGTTCGTGGGGCTGAACAAACCAGCAGTAACGCCAATTCAATCAGATCCACTTGGTTTGAATCGTGGTCACATGCTGGACGCTCTAAACGTTGTGTTGGCTGTTATTAAACGTTGCACCTGGCCTGACGATCCGGATCGTGCGTCTCGTGGTGGTTTTGTAGTTGGTTTCACAGAGCTTGGAAATCCTATTTGCCGTAATCCAGCCACACCACATGTCATTCCACTGCTGCCGCACATACTTGCGTTAATGCGTGTGCTCAACGAGCTCTACCGCCCGCAAGCCATGGCCTTGCTTTCGGAGGATTTCCGCAATGTATACACGCTGTTAGAGCAtgagaaaaaaatgttgttgggTGTGTGTACACCGCCCGCCGATCCGCTTGATCCAACTGTCAAAAAGATGACTAGTACCGTGGACCGTATACAGCAATTTATGGCATTGCTATATGAGAGCTGTTATCACATGATGGGCTCAGCGGGTCCCTCTCTCGGTCGTGATCTTTATCAACTACAAGGCATTGCTGACGCGTTAATTAACAGCGTTTTCGCATCGTTAGAAGATGTGCCTGATTATCGGCTGCGTCCCATTGTACGCGTCTTCTTCAAACCGTTTGTATATTCTTGCCCGCCCGCCTTCTACGATTCGGTGCTAGTGCCGATATTTGCACATTTAGCGCCATTCATGTGCTATCACCTGATGCAGCGCTGGACATACATATCTTCGTTGTACGAATCGGGTCAATTGAATGAGGAGTCAAATGACACGCAAGAGGTGCTGGAAGATATGCTGAATCGTTCTTTGACACGTGAATATCTGGACGTGCTGAAAATTGCGCTTGTTGGTGCTGGCACTGACGGTGTTCACGCAGCCGCAAACATAACGGACGTTGCCATGGAGCCGGAGGAGCACTCTATGGATGGCACAACACAATCACGTGCAGCACAATCGGCATTGCTGTCCGACATTATCAGTGACTTGGGCGCTAAACTATTACGCAACGACGCAACAAGCAACTACATACTTATGACACTGATGGCCGCGTTATCTTGGCAAGACGGCACTTGCAGTATGAAAGCAGTTAATGTGGTAGCGCCGGTGATGCGTTTCTTGGCGACCAACGAGATACAGTTAATGGACCAAAACAAAGCAACGACCGCATTCCAAGCCGTGCTGCAGGGCCTACAAGTGCATGGCATGCATGATGCCAATCAAGCAGGACTTATAACGCTCGGTGTGCAATTCTATGAGCTGTTGCGCCCCAAATTCCCCATACTCAGCGAAGTGTTACGTAATATACCAAACGTGAATGCGGCGGATATACAGAAATTC
The sequence above is drawn from the Bactrocera oleae isolate idBacOlea1 chromosome 5, idBacOlea1, whole genome shotgun sequence genome and encodes:
- the Ranbp21 gene encoding exportin-5; its protein translation is MTQRGNVAALGEELAQAVELIMRPDTTQQSRMEAYMACERFKEESPLCAQVGLYLASGQQFGQNVKHFGLQLMEYTIKFKWNSISHEEKLFIKENAMKLLHFGVGPAEDVSLAHLKDAVSRIIVEMIKREWPQQWTTLLSELSDACNKGEPQTELVLLVFLRLVEDVALLQTIESNQRRKDMYQALTNNMNDIFEFFQRLIELHVTKFREATAVGNFQKANAHGRVVEVVLLTLTGFVEWVSMNHITSNNCKLLQILCILLNDKAFQCNAAECLSQITNRKGQVKERKPLLMLFGEEPMRYIFTASQTLPDAASATALEQNHNFLKKLLNMLSGLAQQIVILWGKEDGNIQRPPNFEIFLECLLLLASHHSLTVAHGATLIWNVLLKHDAISKDVTVVPYIPKLIAVIGPRIIKTLYPSTRTLPTTVSTAAYICLEYDSEEEFAVFYYRCRTDFLEVFRQATLIQPIVTFTYCEQWLNARLSKAHTERNNVNCSVQDPVYMEWEALVCVIDGVLSRILLVSERPSVQSGLRLLEECLKVETSDPLILSILLSCISALFVFLSMSSCQITPNNCVAMSGVSLLPRVLERIFQALVFRDPTEPNTDTTRAQATKNLRRHAASLMVKLGHKYPLLLLPVFDQIDSHVRALLEDPRQALNKMERTTLQEALLLISNHFCDYERQTVFVANIIKDTLPHWPTFAEVFKSPYTFIQFVGLNKPAVTPIQSDPLGLNRGHMLDALNVVLAVIKRCTWPDDPDRASRGGFVVGFTELGNPICRNPATPHVIPLLPHILALMRVLNELYRPQAMALLSEDFRNVYTLLEHEKKMLLGVCTPPADPLDPTVKKMTSTVDRIQQFMALLYESCYHMMGSAGPSLGRDLYQLQGIADALINSVFASLEDVPDYRLRPIVRVFFKPFVYSCPPAFYDSVLVPIFAHLAPFMCYHLMQRWTYISSLYESGQLNEESNDTQEVLEDMLNRSLTREYLDVLKIALVGAGTDGVHAAANITDVAMEPEEHSMDGTTQSRAAQSALLSDIISDLGAKLLRNDATSNYILMTLMAALSWQDGTCSMKAVNVVAPVMRFLATNEIQLMDQNKATTAFQAVLQGLQVHGMHDANQAGLITLGVQFYELLRPKFPILSEVLRNIPNVNAADIQKFDEKVSVAPLKGNKVDKAKKDLFKKMTARLVGRSVNQMFSRQIEILNLPPMQTRAPKPNTDIVDITQNSGITQLFRTEK